GATCTTCCGGCCGGTTCCGGAGGGCCTGGTCGGCAACGACGACCTCGGCCAGATGTCGTCGTGGGCGGTGTGGGCGGCGCTCGGCATGTACCCGCAGACCCCGGGACGGGCAGAATTGGTGCTGGCCAGCCCGCAGTTCCCGGCCGTCCGGATCACGCGCGGCAACGGGCGCACCATCACCATCACCGCGCCGGACGCGTCGGACACCGCGAAGTACGTGCAGTCCCTGCGCGTGAACGGGGTCGCGTCGAGCAAGCCGTGGCTGCCCGCGTCCCTGGTCAGCGACGGCGGGACGGTCGAGTTCACCCTCGGCACCACCCCCTCGTCCTGGGGCACCGCGCCGGCCGACGCACCGCCGTCGCACGACGTCGGCCCGTACCCGGCGCGTTCGGGTGCCATCACCGGCTTGGCCGCCAAGTGCGCCGACGCGGACCCGAGCATCGCGGGCAACGGGGCGCCCGTGCGGCTGTGGGACTGCAACGGCACCCCCGCCCAGCAGTGGACGCTGGCGTCGGACGGCACGGTCCGCGCCCTCGGCCGGTGCCTCGACGTCAGCGGCAGCGGCCGGGCCAACGGGACGAAGGTCCAGTTGTGGGAGTGCAACGCCACGGGCGCCCAGCAGTGGTGGCCGCGCGGCGGTGCGCTGGTGAACCCGCCGTCCGGCAAGTGCCTGGACGTGCCGAACAGCAACACCGCGAACGGCGTCCAGTTGCAGATCTACGACTGCAACGGCACCGGCGCCCAGCAGTGGAAGCTGCCTTAGGTCTCGTGGGCCGTCCTCACGCCGTGAACCAGGGCGTGAGGACGGCCCGGCCGTCGTCGCCGACCAGTCGCAGCCGGACGGTCGGGTGCGGCAACTCGGGCACCACCACCCAGCCGTCCTCCCCGATCGGGACCCGCACCTCCCCCACCGGCGTCTCCACCACGACCTCACCGGACGCGCCCCCGACCAGCGCGCGCAACCCGCCGGCCCCGGCCTGGACGTCCACCGACACCGCGTCGGTCTCGAAGGCCAGCACATGGGTGTCGTCGCCGCCGGAGCGGACCAGCTGCGGCGAGTCCCACGAGTCGTGCACCAACTCGGCCAGCTCCTCGTCCAGCCGCCGGGTCGTGAACGCGGCCCGCGCCGCGCTCTCCACCCACGCGGGCACGGGGTCCACCCGGCTCGCGATCGACCGCAACCGCTCGACCAGCTCGTCGTCGTCCATCACACCTCCTCGGCGAGCTTGCGCAACCGGTCCAGGCACCGACCCCGCGAGGGCCCGATGCTGCCGACCGCGATGTCCAGGACCCGGGCGATCTCGGCGTAGGAGGGTGGCGGGTCGGCCATCAGGAGCCGGATCAACCGCCGACACGCCTCCGGCAACCGGTCCACCGCCCGCCACAGCGCCAAGTCCCGTTCGGCCAGCAACAACGCGTCGTCCAGCGGCGGGGCGTCGTCGGCCACGTCGGGCGGCTCCTCGTCGGCCGCCCTGCGCCGCTCGGCCCGGCGCAGCAGCTGGAGGCACTCGCGCCGGGCGGTGGTGGCGAGCCAGGCGGCCAGTCGGTCGGGCTCGGTGACCGTGTCGAGCTTCTCGACCAGCTTCAACCAGGTGTTCTGGACGACGTCGGCGCAGTCGGCGGTCCCGAGCCGGAAGCCGCGGGCAACGGACCAGAGCAGGGGTGTGTACCGAGCCACCAGCTCGTTCCACGCCGCTTGGTCACCCCGGGCGGCGGCGGAGAGCAGCGATGCGTTGTCCTCGCCCACAAGGCCGGATTGTTCCGCACACACTCCCATGCCAACCAGATGCCCCACCCGGACGTGCTGATGCACGACCACGGCCGGGTTCGATCCGGGAGCATTGCGCAAAACTGCTCACCCGCCGAACAGCGCGGTGTCAGACCTGCACGACCTCGACCCCGCGCTCGCGGAACCGGCGCACGTCCTCCTCCCGCGCGTCGGTGTCCGTCACCAGCACGTGCACCTGCGTGATCGGGCAGATCGACGCGAACGCCCGCGCCCCGATCTTCGACGAGTCCGCCACCACCACGACCCGCCGCGCCCGTTCCGCCAGCATCCGGTTGATGTCCGCCTCACCCTCGTGATGAGCGGACGCACCGGCGTCGGGGTCGATCGCGTCGACACCCAGGAACGTCACGTCCAGGCTCAACCCGCTCAAGATCCGCCCAGCCAGGGGCGACATCAGCTCATAGGACTGCGGTCGCGCCACACCACCGGTCACCACGAGCTTCACCTGCGGCCGCACCGCCAACTCGTTGGCGATGTTCAGCGCGTTCGTCACGACGGTGATCACGCCGTCGCCCTCGGCCCCGCCGACATCCGCACTGGTCATCAACGCCCGCGCGACCTCGGTGGTCGTGGTGCCGCCGTTCATCCCGACGACCGCGCCGCGGTGCACCTGTTCCGCCGCCGCGCGGCCGATGCGTTGCTTCTCGCCGGCCCGGCGCACGGTCTTGTAGCGCAACGGCAGGTCGTAGGCGACCGAGTGCGCCACGGCCCCGCCCCGCGTCCGGGTGAGCAGTTGCTGCTCGGCCAGGTGGTCGAGGTCGCGGCGGATCGTCGCGCCGGACACCGCCAGTTCCTCGGCGATGTCGTCGACCTCGATCTTGCCGCGCTCGGCCAGCAGCTCCAGCAGCGCGTTCAACCGCTCGTACCGATTCACGGGGCTACCTCCTGTGCATGAACATTAATGCACATTACAGATGCGCAAAAGTGCGTCCGCTGAACACACGCTCACAGCGTCTCGACACGCACCTGGTCGTGCAGCTTGCGCAGCAACGGCACGTCCACGCTGCCCGCGACCGGCGCCGCCACCGCCGCAGCCGACCAGGCGACCGCCGCGCGCAACCGCATCGGCCACGACGACTGCTCGACCAGCCCGTTCGCCAGCGCCGCGACGGCCGCGTCCCCGGCTCCGGTCGGGTTGCCGCGCACCGGGAACGGCGGCACGGCCCGCCACCGGCCCTCCCCCGTCACCGCGACCATCCCTTCCGGACCCAACGACAACACCACCGCCCCGGCACCCAGCGACCGCAGCCGTTCCGCGCCCTCCACGACATCCGCGCAGTCCACGACCTCGCGCAACTCCGCCGCGTTCGGCTTGAGCACATCCGCCCCGGCCGCCGCGGCAGCCAGCAAAGCCGGCCCGCTGGTGTCCACGACGACGGGCACCCCCGCGTCCCGAGCCGCCGCCACGACCCGCGCGCACGTGTCCCGGGGCGTCGCCTGGGGCAGGCTGCCCGAGCACACCAGCGCGGACGCCTCGGGCAACCGCCCCCGCACCAGGTCGAGCAGCTTGTCCCACTCGGTGTCCAGCAGCGCCGCGCCGGCCTCGTTGAACAGGGTCGCGTCCTCGTCGTCCACCACGGCCACGGTCATCCGCGTCGGCGCGTCCACGACCAGCAACGCGTGCGGCAACTCGGAGGCCACCAGGTCCGCGCGCAGCGACTCGCCCAGCACCCCGCCCACCGGCCCGACGGCCAGCGTCGCGATGCCCATCTCGTGCAGCACGCGGCTGACGTTGAAACCCTTGCCGCCGGCCCGTTCCCGCACCGACCGCACCCGGTGGGTCGTCCCCGGCACGAGCCGCTCCACCCGGTAGCTGACGTCCAGCGCCGGGTTCGGGGTCACGGTGAGGATCACCGGACGCTCCCGGCGGGCACCGCGTCCAGCACGCCCAGCAGCCGCGCCACCTCGCCCGCCATCCGGTCCCGCGCCGGACCGAGGTACTTGCGCGTGTCCACCAGCTTGGCGTCGCCGAGCCGGTCGCGGACCTCGTCGGTGAAGACCTTGTTGAGGTGCGTGGAGATGTTCACCTTCGTGATGCCCGCCGCCACCGCGCGCCGCAGGCCCTCGTCCGACACGCCGGAGGAACCGTGCAGCACCAGCGGGACGTCCACAGTGGACTTGATCGCGGCGATGAGGTCGTAGTCCAGGGCCGCGTCCCGCGTGGTCATCGCGTGCGAGCTGCCGACCGCGACGGCCAGCGCGTCCACGCCCGTGGCGGTCACGTACTCCTTGGCCTCGCCGGGGTCGGTGCGCACGCCGGGCGCGTGCACGCCGTCCTTGCCGCCGACCTCGCCCAGCTCGGCCTCCACCCAGATGCCGCGGGCGTGGCAGAACTCGGCGACCTCCCTGGTCTGCACGACGTTCTCGGCGTAGGGCGCGGTCGAGGCGTCGAACATCACCGACCCGATCCGGTGCAACGCCCCCTCCCGCACCAGCGGCACGGACTCGATGTGGTCCAGGTGCACCGCCACCGGCACCGCCGACTCCGCCGCCACCGCCAGCGTCGCCTCCAGCAGCGGCGCGAGGGAACGGTGGTAGCGCACGCAGTTCTCGCTGATCTGCAACAGCACCGCGGTGCCCGCGCGCTCGGCCCCGGCCACGATCGCGGACGCGTGTTCGAGCTGGATGACGTTGAACGCGCCCACTCCGTGCCCGCCCGCGACGGCGGCGGACACGATGGCGGCGGTAGGCCTCAGCACAATGCACTCCTCTTGGCCGCGAGCAGGGCCGCGCCACGGCAGCCGGCCAGCCCGCCGAGTTCGGCCGCCACCAGGCGCGGCCGGCGTTGGAAGGTCAGGCGCTCGCGCAGCGCCTCGGTCAGGGGCCGCAGCAGCACGTCGCCCGCCGCGGACAGCCCGCCGCCGACGACCACCACCTCCGGCGCGAGCACGCTCGCCGTCCAGGCCAGCGCGTGCGCAAGGCCTTGCACAGCGTCGTCCCACACGCGCACGGCGTCGGCGTCGTCGCGAGCGACCAGCCGTGCCACGTCCGCGGCTTCGGCGGGTGTGCCGGTGCGGGCGGTGTAGCGGCGGGCGATCGCGGACGCCGAGGCGATCGCCTCCAGGCACCCCGTCCGCCCGCACGCGCACGGCTCGTCGTGGCCCACGTCGACGTGCCCGATCTCCCCGGCGTACCCGCCGGCGTCGTGCACGCGCCCGCCCAGCACGAGCGCCGCCGCGATACCGGTCCCGATCGGCAGGAACAGCGAGTCCCGCACCCCGCGCCCGCCGCCGAACGCGGACTCCGCCAGCCCGCCCGCGCGCACGTCGTGCCCGAACGCGGTCACCCGGCCGAGCCGGTCGGCGAGCAGGGCGGCGAACGGCACGTCCCGCCACCCGAGGTTCTCCGACCACACCGCCACACCGCGCGCGTCGTCCACGATCCCGGGCACGACCACGCCGACGCGCGCCGCCCGCTCCGGGTCCAGCTCGCCGACCAGCCCGGCCACGACGTCGAGCACGCCGGCCACGACGTCCGGCCCAGGGCGGGGTGTGGGCGCGGTGGCCTGCGCGAGGACCCGATCGCCGTCGACGAGCACGGCCTTGGTGGCCGTACCGCCCACGTCGACCCCGACCACCAGCTCCACCCGCGCACCACCTGTTCACGACTGCGCTCAACTGCGCGCAATCATGCACTTTTGGTCAGAGAATGCGCAAGGAGCGTGCAGGCTCAGGCGCTGGCCGCGACCGGCACCACCACCGCCGGCGGCACCTTCAGCAGCTCGCGGACCACCCGTTGCACCAGCGGGTGGACCTGGACGAACCCGTCCCGGTGGGTCACCAGGTGCACCCGGTGCAGGGCGCGCAAGGCCGGCAGGTCGTGTCCGTGCAACAGCACCTCTTCAGGGATGCCGTCAGACCCGAGCAACGAGACAAGTTCGAGCATCGCCGGCGCACCCGGTGACAACACCCGCGCCGCCTCCACCGCCCGTGCCACGACCTCGGTGACCGTGCCGTCGTGCTCGTCGGCAGGGGACGAGGGCGGGAACAGTTCGGCCACCGGTCGCCGGCGGTCGGCCAGCCGGTCCAGGTAAGCGGGCACGGTCAGGCCGGTGTCGATGAGGAACGCCGCCGCCTGCGCCAACGCCAACGGGTGACCACCCAGCGCCTCGGCCAAGGCCTCCAGGTCGGACACGTCGTGCCGGGGATCGACCGACAACCGCTCCACGAGATACCCGGCGGCTTCCTCCCGCGTGAACACCCCGACCGGCACGACCTTCACGTCCGGGCGCAGCAACACGGCGTCCCGGCGACGGGTGGTCACCAGAGTCCGCCCACACCCCTCGGGCCACAGCCCGGACAGCACGGCCGGGTCGTCGAGGTCGTCCAACACCACCAGCCACGACGTGCTCGTCGTGCGGAGCCACGCCAGGAACAGGTCCGCCGCCTCCTCGTCGGACGCCGCCGGGTTGCCCAACGCCCGCCAGCCGCGCGCATACCCGGCGATCACCGATCGGCGACTCGACGCCGACACCCACACCGCCACCTCGACGCAGGCCCGGCGGAACACCGCGGCGGCCACCTGCGACTTCCCCACCCCACCCGCACCGGTCAGCACGACCCGCCCGACCGCCGACGCCGCCTCGACCACCTCGGGACGTCCGCGCGAAGCCGCCGCCGCGCCGGGCACCTGCCCCACCGCAACCCGCCGCACCACCTCGGGTTGCGCCACCTGGGCCCGCTTCTCCCGCGCCGCGCGCCACAACTCGCGCAGCCGGCCCACGTCCCGCGCACCGCCGGAAGCCAGCACCACCGCGAGCACCGCGTCGAACTCCCTGGGCACGGACCGCCCGCTCACCCACTCGCCGAGCCGCCGCGCGTCCACCGCCACCCGCCGCCCGGACGGCAGCGCCACCCGGCACGCGCGCCGCGCCAGCGCTTCGTCGGTCAAGTCCGGCACCCGCCCGCGCAGGCGCGCGAACGCCGCCGCGAACTCGGACCTCGGGTCGCTCACCGCCGCCCACCTCCCACGACAGCGAGGCTAGGGCGGCCACCGGCCGGTCCTCACCAGGAAGTTTCCGCCGCCTGCCGGCCCAGCTCGGCCCGTGGTCTGAACCGTTGACTTTCGCCGCGCGGCTCTGCAACTCTGCGAACCCAGCACTGCAAAAACTCGACAGCCGAGCGGAACTTCCTGACAAACGACGGGAACAACACGCCCATGTCAACGACGACACGTGCCCCAGCCCTGCTCACCGCCCTCGCCCTGACCGCTCTCTCCCTGGTCACCGCCCCCGCCGCGCACGCGGCCCCGGTCACCCACCTGGACCTGGGCACGCCCACGCGCATCGACCAGGTCAGCCTCACCGCCCCCGACACCGGTGACCGCACCCTCGCCGTGGAAGCCAGCCTCGACGGCCACTCCTATGCCACGCTCGTCCCCACCCGGTCGCACCGGCTCGGCCCCAACCCCACGACCCTGCACCTCGACCCGACGCTGGTCCGACACGTCCGGGTCGTCGGCGAAGCGGCCTCGCTCGACGTCCGCCAGGCGGGCCCCGGCGTCCAGCTCGCCGCCACCTACTCCGCGAGCAGCCACACCGACGTCTACCAGCCCGCCAACGCCGGTGACGGCAACCCCGCCACCTACTGGGAGAGCCGCAACAACGCCTTCCCGCAGTGGATCCAGGCCGACCTCGGCACGGCGAAGAAGGTCGACCGGCTCGTGCTCAAGCTGCCCACGGCCAACTGGGGCGCCCGCACCCAGACCCTCGCGGTGCAGCACAGCGCGGACGGCACGGCGTTCAGCGACCTGGTCCCCTCGGCCGGCTACACCTTCGACCCCGCCACCGGCAACACGGTGACCATCGAGTTCACCGCCGCCACCACCCGGTACGTGCGGCTGCTCGTCACCGGCAACACCGGTTGGCCGGCGGGTCAGCTCGGCGAGTTCGAACTGCACGGTCCCACCGGCGGCGACACCCAGCCGCCGACCGCGCCGACGAACCTCGCCTACACCCAGCCGCAGTCCGGGCAGATCCGTCTGACCTGGACCGCGTCCACCGACAACGTCGGCGTCACCGGCTACGACGTCTACGCCAACGGCACCCTGCGCGCCACGGTCACCGGCACCACCTACACCGACACCCAGCCGGACGGGCTCGCCGTGACCTACCACGTCGTGGCCAAGGACGCCGCCGGCAACACCTCCCCGGCCAGCAACACCGTGACCCGCGGCGGCACCAACAACGAGAACCTGGCGCGCGGCAAGCCGATCACGTCGTCCGGGCACACCCACACCTACGTCGCCGGCAACGCCAACGACGACAACGTGAAGACGTACTGGGAAGGCTCGGCGTACCCGAACACGCTGACCGTGCAGCTGGGCGCGAACGCCGACCTCAGCTCGGTGACCCTGCGCCTGGACCCCGACCCGGTCTGGGGCACCCGCACCCAGAACGTGCAGGTGCTCGGCCGTGAGCAGGGCGCGTCCACGTTCGCGAACCTGGTGTCCGCCAGGGACTACACGTGGAACCCGGCCTCCGGGAACACGGTCACCATCCCGGTGTCCGGGCGGGTGGCGGATGTGCAGCTGCGGTTCACCGCCAACTCGGGTGCGCCCGGCGGGCAGGTCGCGGAGTTCCAGGTGTTCGGCACGCCCGCGCCCAACCCGGACCTCACCGTCACCGGCACGTCCTTCACGCCGGCCGCGCCGGTCGAGACCGACAACGTCACCCTCTCGGCCACCGTCCGCAACGCCGGCACGGCCCCGTCGTCCGCCACCGACGTGACCTTCTTCCTGGGCAACGACTCCGTCGGCACCGCGGAGGTCGGCGCGCTGCAACCGGGCGCGTCCGCGACCGTCACCTTCAACGCCGGCCCGCGCGCCGAGGGGTCGTACGAGTACACGGCGAAGGTGGACGAGACGAAGAAGGTCGTGGAGCAGAACGAGACCAACAACGCCCGCCTCCACCCGGACCGCCTGGTCGTCACCCCGGTCCCCAGCTCGGACCTCCTGGCCTCGCCGACCGCGTGGTCACCGGGCAACCCGGCCAACGGCCAGCCGACGACGTTCACCGTGGCACTGCGCAACCAGGGCACCATCGCCACCGCCGCCACGCAGAACGTCACCCTCACCCTCCTGGACGCCACCACGGGCGCGACCCTGCGCACGTTCACCGCGTCCCGCAACGGTTCCCTGGCCGCCGGCACCACCGCCGGCCCCATCACCCTGGGCACGTGGACGGCGGCCAACGGCAAGTACACCGTCCGCACCTCGATCGCGCCCGACGCCAACGAGATCCCGGCCAAGCGCGCCAACAACACCACCGAGCAACCGCTGTTCGTCGGCCGAGGCGCGAACGTCCCGTGGACGCACGTCGAGGCCGAGGACGGCGTGACGGCCGGCGGTGCGACGAAGATCGGCCCGAACCGCACGATCGGCGACCTGGCCGGCGAGGCGTCCGGCCGCCGGGCGGTGACCCTGAACACCACGGGCGCGTCGGTCGAGTTCACCACCACGGTCCCGACCAACACCCTGGTCACCCGGTTCTCCATCCCGGACGCCCCCGGCGGCGGCGGGATCGACGCCACGCTCAACGTCTACGTCAACGGCACCTTCCACAAGGCCCTCGACCTGACCTCGCGGCACATCTGGCTCTACGGCAACGAGGCCAGCCCGCAGAACTCGCCCGGCGCGGGCGGTCCCCGGCACATCTACGACGAAGCCAACATCCTGCTGTCCAGCACGTTCCCGCCGGGCACCAAGATCAAGCTGCAAAAGGACGCGGCCAACACCACCTCCTACGCCATCGACTTCGTGAACTTCGAGGAAGCGACGGCCCGACCCAACCCCGACCCGGCCCGGTACGTCACGCCCGCCGGTTTCTCCCACCAGGACGTGCAGAACGCCCTGGACAAGTTCCGCATGGACACCACCGGAAACCTGCTCGGCGTGTACCTGCCGGCGGGCCGGTACGAGACCGCGCAGAAGTTCCAGGTGTACGGCAAGCCGGTCCACGTGGTCGGCGCGGGACCGTGGTTCACCCGGTTCTTCGCCCCGTCCGGCCAGGAGAACACCGACGTGGGCTGGCGCGCGGAAGCGTCCGCGAACGGCTCGCTGTTCAGCGGTTTCGCCTACTTCGGCAACTACACCAGCCGCATCGACGGGCCGGGCAAGGTGTTCGACTTCCAGAACGTCTCGAACATCACGATCGAGAACCTGTGGGCCGAGCACATGGTGTGCCTCTACTGGGGCGCGAACACCGACGCCATGACCATCAAGGACTCCCGCATCCGCGACACGTTCGCGGACGGCATCAACATGACCAACGGCAGCACGGACAACCGGGTGGCCAACATCGAGGCCAGGTCCACGGGTGACGACAGCTTCGCCCTGTTCTCCGCCATCGACGCCGGCGGCGCGGACGAGAAGAACAACGTCTACGAG
This DNA window, taken from Saccharothrix variisporea, encodes the following:
- a CDS encoding DeoR/GlpR family DNA-binding transcription regulator translates to MNRYERLNALLELLAERGKIEVDDIAEELAVSGATIRRDLDHLAEQQLLTRTRGGAVAHSVAYDLPLRYKTVRRAGEKQRIGRAAAEQVHRGAVVGMNGGTTTTEVARALMTSADVGGAEGDGVITVVTNALNIANELAVRPQVKLVVTGGVARPQSYELMSPLAGRILSGLSLDVTFLGVDAIDPDAGASAHHEGEADINRMLAERARRVVVVADSSKIGARAFASICPITQVHVLVTDTDAREEDVRRFRERGVEVVQV
- a CDS encoding ROK family protein, translated to MELVVGVDVGGTATKAVLVDGDRVLAQATAPTPRPGPDVVAGVLDVVAGLVGELDPERAARVGVVVPGIVDDARGVAVWSENLGWRDVPFAALLADRLGRVTAFGHDVRAGGLAESAFGGGRGVRDSLFLPIGTGIAAALVLGGRVHDAGGYAGEIGHVDVGHDEPCACGRTGCLEAIASASAIARRYTARTGTPAEAADVARLVARDDADAVRVWDDAVQGLAHALAWTASVLAPEVVVVGGGLSAAGDVLLRPLTEALRERLTFQRRPRLVAAELGGLAGCRGAALLAAKRSALC
- a CDS encoding class II fructose-bisphosphate aldolase, which encodes MVLRPTAAIVSAAVAGGHGVGAFNVIQLEHASAIVAGAERAGTAVLLQISENCVRYHRSLAPLLEATLAVAAESAVPVAVHLDHIESVPLVREGALHRIGSVMFDASTAPYAENVVQTREVAEFCHARGIWVEAELGEVGGKDGVHAPGVRTDPGEAKEYVTATGVDALAVAVGSSHAMTTRDAALDYDLIAAIKSTVDVPLVLHGSSGVSDEGLRRAVAAGITKVNISTHLNKVFTDEVRDRLGDAKLVDTRKYLGPARDRMAGEVARLLGVLDAVPAGSVR
- a CDS encoding RNA polymerase sigma factor, yielding MGEDNASLLSAAARGDQAAWNELVARYTPLLWSVARGFRLGTADCADVVQNTWLKLVEKLDTVTEPDRLAAWLATTARRECLQLLRRAERRRAADEEPPDVADDAPPLDDALLLAERDLALWRAVDRLPEACRRLIRLLMADPPPSYAEIARVLDIAVGSIGPSRGRCLDRLRKLAEEV
- a CDS encoding 1-phosphofructokinase family hexose kinase — encoded protein: MILTVTPNPALDVSYRVERLVPGTTHRVRSVRERAGGKGFNVSRVLHEMGIATLAVGPVGGVLGESLRADLVASELPHALLVVDAPTRMTVAVVDDEDATLFNEAGAALLDTEWDKLLDLVRGRLPEASALVCSGSLPQATPRDTCARVVAAARDAGVPVVVDTSGPALLAAAAAGADVLKPNAAELREVVDCADVVEGAERLRSLGAGAVVLSLGPEGMVAVTGEGRWRAVPPFPVRGNPTGAGDAAVAALANGLVEQSSWPMRLRAAVAWSAAAVAAPVAGSVDVPLLRKLHDQVRVETL
- a CDS encoding discoidin domain-containing protein, with translation MSTTTRAPALLTALALTALSLVTAPAAHAAPVTHLDLGTPTRIDQVSLTAPDTGDRTLAVEASLDGHSYATLVPTRSHRLGPNPTTLHLDPTLVRHVRVVGEAASLDVRQAGPGVQLAATYSASSHTDVYQPANAGDGNPATYWESRNNAFPQWIQADLGTAKKVDRLVLKLPTANWGARTQTLAVQHSADGTAFSDLVPSAGYTFDPATGNTVTIEFTAATTRYVRLLVTGNTGWPAGQLGEFELHGPTGGDTQPPTAPTNLAYTQPQSGQIRLTWTASTDNVGVTGYDVYANGTLRATVTGTTYTDTQPDGLAVTYHVVAKDAAGNTSPASNTVTRGGTNNENLARGKPITSSGHTHTYVAGNANDDNVKTYWEGSAYPNTLTVQLGANADLSSVTLRLDPDPVWGTRTQNVQVLGREQGASTFANLVSARDYTWNPASGNTVTIPVSGRVADVQLRFTANSGAPGGQVAEFQVFGTPAPNPDLTVTGTSFTPAAPVETDNVTLSATVRNAGTAPSSATDVTFFLGNDSVGTAEVGALQPGASATVTFNAGPRAEGSYEYTAKVDETKKVVEQNETNNARLHPDRLVVTPVPSSDLLASPTAWSPGNPANGQPTTFTVALRNQGTIATAATQNVTLTLLDATTGATLRTFTASRNGSLAAGTTAGPITLGTWTAANGKYTVRTSIAPDANEIPAKRANNTTEQPLFVGRGANVPWTHVEAEDGVTAGGATKIGPNRTIGDLAGEASGRRAVTLNTTGASVEFTTTVPTNTLVTRFSIPDAPGGGGIDATLNVYVNGTFHKALDLTSRHIWLYGNEASPQNSPGAGGPRHIYDEANILLSSTFPPGTKIKLQKDAANTTSYAIDFVNFEEATARPNPDPARYVTPAGFSHQDVQNALDKFRMDTTGNLLGVYLPAGRYETAQKFQVYGKPVHVVGAGPWFTRFFAPSGQENTDVGWRAEASANGSLFSGFAYFGNYTSRIDGPGKVFDFQNVSNITIENLWAEHMVCLYWGANTDAMTIKDSRIRDTFADGINMTNGSTDNRVANIEARSTGDDSFALFSAIDAGGADEKNNVYENLTSLLTWRAAGLAVYGGYLNTFRNIYIADTLVYSGVTISSLDFGYPMNGFGPDPTTFSGITLVRTGGHFWGQQTFPAIWLFSASKPFRGIRVQDVDIIDPTYSGIMFQTKYNGTTPGNPIQDTEFRNISITGAHKSGDEFNAKSGFGLWANEMPEQGQGPAVGAVTFYNLRFADNTENIRNTTTTFKITIN